A region from the Benincasa hispida cultivar B227 chromosome 8, ASM972705v1, whole genome shotgun sequence genome encodes:
- the LOC120083144 gene encoding LOW QUALITY PROTEIN: histone H2B-like (The sequence of the model RefSeq protein was modified relative to this genomic sequence to represent the inferred CDS: substituted 1 base at 1 genomic stop codon): MPPRRSRRVVGSVVRTTTRMVEETVQVAVLEKESQDLTQEPETTQTAEGRGGDVFRRTIPVEEKAPPREQPKTFPVSEDFDTRKPTDSTSQLTEDTAATPEVEPEVRNGKKGRKRKKKMEKEGKRRRKSSGGGGGREGYKRYVFKVLKQVHPEIGISGKAMVILNNFMNDMFQRLADEATKLSKYTGGMTLSSREIQGAVRLVLPGELGKHAIAEGTKAVSAYVSYVHTKTXLPSYFI; the protein is encoded by the exons ATGCCGCCGAGACGATCCCGCAGAGTCGTTGGTTCTGTCGTCCGGACGACCACGAGGATGGTGGAAGAAACTGTACAAGTGGCAGTTCTGGAGAAAGAAAGCCAGGATTTGACTCAAGAACCCGAAACGACACAAACGGCTGAGGGCCGCGGCGGTGATGTCTTCCGGAGGACTATCCCGGTGGAAGAGAAGGCTCCACCACGGGAACAGCCGAAAACTTTTCCGGTATCGGAAGATTTTGACACAAGAAAGCCAACGGATTCGACGTCGCAGCTCACGGAGGACACCGCTGCGACTCCGGAGGTGGAACCCGAGGTCCGGAATG GAAAAAAgggaaggaaaaggaagaagaaaatggaaaaagaaggaaaaaggaggAGGAAAAgtagtggtggtggtggtggaagAGAGGGATACAAGAGGTATGTGTTTAAGGTGCTGAAGCAAGTGCATCCAGAGATAGGGATCTCAGGGAAAGCCATGGTCATTTTGAACAATTTCATGAATGATATGTTTCAGAGACTTGCTGATGAGGCAACTAAACTCTCAAAATACACAG GTGGAATGACGCTGTCGTCGAGGGAAATCCAAGGGGCGGTGAGGTTAGTGTTGCCAGGAGAGCTGGGGAAGCACGCCATTGCTGAGGGAACTAAAGCTGTCTCTGCTTATGTATCTTATGTTCATACGAAAACCTAATTACCTTCCTACTTTATTTAG